The Granulicella arctica region CGAAGCAGAACGTAAAGCTGGGCTACTTACACCTTCGTCAAGGCCAAATTAGGAGATTACGGTGTGTGGTCGATACGTCCGTCGCGGCGATAAACAGAAGATCGCGGAATACTTCCATGCAAACCCGCAGCCAGCCGAGCTGCCGATGCCGGGTGAAGACTACAACGTGGCTCCCACGACGTTCCAACCCATCATCCGACAGAGCAGGGAATCAGGCGATCGGGAGTTGGTGCTGGCGCGTTGGGGCCTCGTGCCGTTCTTCACGAAATCGCTCGATGACGTTAAGGGGCTTTCGACGATCAATGCACGAGCCGAGTCGATTACGAAAGCTCCGACCTGGCGAGAGCCCATGAAGAAACGTCGCTGCATCATCCCTGCCTCGGCATTTTATGAGTGGGAAAAAGCAGCAAAGCCGCCGAAGCAGCCTTACATCTTTGAACTTGCAAACGGCAAACCGCTGGGTTTCGCGGGCTTGTGGGATGCCTGGAAGGACAAGGATGGACATTGGCTCCAATCGTTCGCCATCGTGACTACAGAAGCGAACGAATTAATGGCCAAAATTCATCCGAGAATGCCGGTTATTCTTCATCCTCGTGACTATGACCGCTGGCTGGATCGGGAGGAGACGGAGCGCTTGCCCCTCGATCTCCTACGGCCACTGGAATCGGAAGAGATGGAGATGTTTGCGGCGAATCCGAAGGTTGGAAACGTACGCAACAATGGGCCTGAGCTCCTACGTGCCGCCGCTCTTGCCGCTGAAGACGGAACGCTACCTCTATAAACAGTTATACGTTTATGACGATAAGTTTTCGCAATTCAGAGTTTATGAACAGTCCCTCCCGAGATTCAGAAGCAAGGAAATCATTTAGATTGATCTTCGCCTTTTCTTCGCATACGCTCAAGGTCGTGGGTTCCATGAAACGGCAGGCCAGGCGAGAGGAAGAGGAGGCACGTGCCAAAGGCTACCTGTCTGGCCATGCCAAGCACCCTCCTGCATGGCACCAGACGCAACGGCTCCTGGA contains the following coding sequences:
- a CDS encoding SOS response-associated peptidase, producing MCGRYVRRGDKQKIAEYFHANPQPAELPMPGEDYNVAPTTFQPIIRQSRESGDRELVLARWGLVPFFTKSLDDVKGLSTINARAESITKAPTWREPMKKRRCIIPASAFYEWEKAAKPPKQPYIFELANGKPLGFAGLWDAWKDKDGHWLQSFAIVTTEANELMAKIHPRMPVILHPRDYDRWLDREETERLPLDLLRPLESEEMEMFAANPKVGNVRNNGPELLRAAALAAEDGTLPL